From a single Agrobacterium tumefaciens genomic region:
- a CDS encoding IlvD/Edd family dehydratase — translation MSDDKTPMRRLRSQDWFDNPDHLDMTALYLERFMNYGVTPEELRSGKPVIGIAQSGSDLTPCNRVHVELVKRVRDGIRDAGGIPIEFPTHPMFENCKRPTAALDRNLAYLSLVEVLYGYPLDGVVLTTGCDKTTPSALMAASTVDIPAIVLSGGPMLDGYHDGDLVGSGTVIWRMRRKYGAGEITREEFLQAALESAPSVGHCNTMGTASTMNAMAEALGMSLTGCGAIPAAYRERGQMAYRTGRRAVELVVENIKPSDIMTREAFLNAIRVNSAIGGSTNAQPHLAAMAKHAGVELREEDWQVHGYDIPLIANVQPAGKWLGEKYHRAGGTPAIMWELLKAGKLDGSCPTVTGKTMAENLEGRESTDRDVILPYDKPLKERAGFLVLKGNLFDFAIMKTSVISAEFRQRYLSEPGREGIFEGKCVVFDGSEDYHARINDPSLGIDERTILVIRGAGPLGWPGSAEVVNMQPPDALLKKGITSLPTIGDGRQSGTADSPSILNASPESAAGGGLAWLRTGDVIRIDFNEGACNALVPEAELEARKADGIPAVPADATPWQRIYRQSVTQLSDGAVLDGAADFRRIAEKMPRHNH, via the coding sequence ATGAGCGACGACAAGACACCCATGCGCCGCCTGAGGTCCCAGGATTGGTTCGACAACCCTGACCATCTCGACATGACGGCGCTCTACCTGGAGCGCTTCATGAATTACGGCGTGACGCCGGAAGAGCTGCGTTCCGGCAAGCCGGTCATCGGCATCGCCCAGAGCGGCAGTGACCTGACGCCTTGCAACCGCGTCCATGTGGAACTCGTCAAGCGGGTGCGCGATGGCATCCGCGACGCGGGTGGCATCCCTATCGAGTTTCCGACGCACCCGATGTTCGAAAACTGCAAGCGCCCGACGGCGGCGCTTGACCGCAATCTTGCCTATCTCAGCCTTGTGGAAGTGCTGTACGGTTATCCGCTCGATGGCGTCGTTCTGACCACCGGCTGCGACAAGACCACGCCTTCTGCGCTGATGGCGGCAAGCACGGTCGATATCCCGGCCATTGTGCTTTCCGGCGGGCCGATGCTTGACGGATATCATGACGGCGATCTGGTTGGTTCCGGCACTGTCATCTGGCGCATGCGCCGCAAATATGGTGCGGGCGAAATCACCCGCGAGGAGTTTTTGCAGGCGGCGCTCGAATCCGCTCCTTCCGTGGGCCATTGCAACACCATGGGCACGGCGTCCACCATGAATGCCATGGCGGAAGCGCTCGGCATGTCGCTCACCGGCTGTGGCGCGATCCCGGCCGCTTATCGTGAGCGCGGCCAGATGGCCTATCGCACCGGCCGCCGCGCGGTTGAACTGGTTGTGGAGAATATCAAGCCTTCCGACATCATGACGCGTGAAGCGTTCCTGAACGCGATCCGCGTCAATTCGGCAATTGGCGGTTCCACCAATGCCCAGCCGCATCTGGCGGCAATGGCGAAACATGCGGGTGTTGAGCTGCGCGAGGAGGACTGGCAGGTCCACGGCTACGACATTCCGCTTATCGCCAATGTCCAGCCGGCCGGTAAATGGCTGGGTGAGAAATATCACCGTGCCGGCGGCACGCCCGCCATCATGTGGGAGCTTCTCAAGGCGGGCAAGCTCGACGGAAGCTGTCCGACCGTAACCGGCAAAACCATGGCGGAAAATCTGGAAGGTCGGGAATCGACCGACCGCGACGTGATCCTGCCTTACGATAAGCCGCTGAAGGAACGGGCCGGTTTCCTCGTTCTCAAGGGCAATCTCTTCGATTTCGCCATCATGAAGACAAGCGTGATCTCGGCGGAATTCCGGCAGCGCTATTTGAGCGAACCGGGCCGCGAGGGGATTTTCGAGGGAAAATGCGTGGTGTTCGATGGTTCTGAGGACTATCACGCCCGCATCAACGATCCATCCCTCGGTATTGACGAACGCACCATTCTCGTCATTCGCGGCGCAGGGCCGCTCGGCTGGCCGGGTTCGGCTGAGGTCGTCAACATGCAGCCGCCGGATGCGCTGTTAAAAAAAGGCATCACCAGCCTGCCGACAATCGGCGACGGCCGGCAATCGGGAACGGCGGACAGCCCGTCGATCCTCAATGCCTCGCCGGAAAGTGCAGCCGGTGGTGGGCTCGCCTGGCTTCGCACCGGCGACGTGATCCGTATCGACTTTAATGAAGGGGCATGCAACGCGCTGGTGCCGGAGGCAGAGCTTGAAGCGCGCAAGGCTGATGGCATCCCGGCGGTACCGGCGGATGCGACGCCCTGGCAGCGAATCTACCGTCAATCGGTGACGCAGCTTTCGGATGGCGCGGTTCTGGATGGGGCTGCGGATTTCCGAAGGATTGCCGAGAAGATGCCCCGCCACAATCACTGA
- a CDS encoding FAD-binding oxidoreductase, with amino-acid sequence MTIVSEHDIEELRFSLKSRLGEALLLTSQEDMLRYCRDWHGDVTSSAVAVIRPRSTQEVSDTVRACAELGLAIIPQGGNTGLVLGGIPDAPKHQVVLSLERMNAIRAIDSDDFSAVVEAGCILSEFKDAVEDKGMFFPLSLGAQGSCRIGGNVSTNAGGINVLRYGMTRELVLGLEVVLPDGTIWNGLSTLRKDNRGIDLKQLFIGAEGTLGIVTAVAVKLYPNPEHVETALLGLNSLDDAIKLYRRARRECCDLMSAFEFMPPVAFTLAIEAIPDLKMPIAGDYPAYVLMEISGSGLVDTADLMGRFLEGVMEDGLVLDGVIASSRAQAQSLWLFREGMNEGQALRGSHMRTDISVPLSKLSAFVAEAEAELAEKLPECLAVSYGHVGDGNVHLNVLPPNGATPEERDAFIYKSKTLVNEVLDRYVGSISAEHGIGRLKRSDFESRLSDVQRRMITGLKNAFDPDLRMNPGCQISLQPDS; translated from the coding sequence ATGACGATCGTGAGTGAACACGATATCGAGGAATTGCGGTTCTCGCTGAAGAGCAGGCTTGGTGAAGCCCTGCTGCTGACATCGCAGGAAGACATGCTGCGCTATTGCCGTGACTGGCACGGTGATGTCACCAGTTCGGCCGTGGCCGTCATCCGCCCTCGTTCTACGCAGGAAGTGTCCGACACGGTGCGCGCCTGCGCCGAACTCGGCCTCGCCATCATCCCCCAGGGCGGCAACACCGGCTTGGTGCTCGGCGGCATTCCCGATGCCCCGAAACATCAGGTCGTGCTGAGCCTGGAGCGCATGAACGCCATCCGCGCCATCGACAGCGACGATTTTTCCGCTGTCGTTGAAGCCGGCTGCATTCTCTCGGAATTCAAGGATGCGGTGGAGGACAAAGGCATGTTCTTCCCGCTGTCCCTCGGCGCGCAGGGCAGCTGCCGCATCGGTGGCAACGTCTCAACCAATGCCGGCGGCATCAATGTCCTGCGTTACGGCATGACCCGCGAGCTGGTTCTGGGGCTCGAAGTGGTCCTCCCGGACGGTACCATCTGGAACGGCCTGTCCACGCTGCGCAAGGACAATCGCGGCATTGATTTAAAGCAGCTTTTTATCGGCGCGGAAGGAACGCTCGGCATCGTCACCGCCGTTGCCGTCAAGCTTTACCCCAATCCTGAACATGTCGAGACTGCGCTGCTCGGCCTCAATTCGCTTGACGATGCCATCAAGCTTTATCGCCGCGCCCGCCGCGAATGCTGCGACCTGATGTCCGCCTTCGAATTCATGCCGCCGGTGGCTTTCACACTTGCGATCGAGGCAATCCCCGACCTCAAGATGCCGATCGCCGGCGATTACCCGGCCTATGTGCTGATGGAAATTTCCGGCTCCGGTCTGGTGGATACTGCCGATCTGATGGGCCGTTTCCTCGAGGGCGTCATGGAAGACGGACTGGTGCTGGACGGCGTCATCGCCTCCTCTCGCGCACAGGCGCAGTCGTTGTGGCTCTTCCGTGAGGGCATGAATGAAGGCCAGGCACTGCGCGGCAGCCATATGCGCACCGATATCTCGGTGCCGCTTTCGAAACTTTCGGCTTTCGTGGCCGAGGCGGAAGCGGAACTGGCGGAAAAGCTGCCGGAATGCCTCGCGGTTTCCTACGGCCATGTCGGCGATGGCAACGTCCATCTCAACGTGCTTCCGCCAAACGGTGCCACACCGGAGGAGCGTGATGCGTTCATCTACAAGTCCAAGACACTCGTCAACGAGGTCCTCGACCGCTACGTCGGCAGCATCAGCGCCGAGCACGGCATCGGCCGCCTGAAACGCTCCGATTTCGAAAGCCGGCTATCTGATGTGCAGCGCCGGATGATCACCGGCCTGAAAAACGCCTTCGACCCCGATTTACGGATGAATCCCGGTTGCCAGATAAGCCTGCAACCGGATAGCTAA
- a CDS encoding threonine ammonia-lyase, whose protein sequence is MTDISMIEAARQRIGNQAVRTPLLSSPFLDEIAGRKLFVKAECLQRTGSFKFRGGWSAVSGLPAEVRAKGVLAFSSGNHAQGVALAARLHGVPAVIIMPSDAPKIKIDNTRAYGAEVVLYDRANEDRDAIGDRLSRDRGLTPIRPYDEPLVIAGQGTVGLEIAEQGAELGIGAAEVLVPCGGGGLTSGISLALAAKAPNYKVRTSEPERFDDVARSLAAGKIERNATASGSICDAIVTPQPGNITFPIMAGLCGKGIAVTDEEALRATVLAFNRLKVVVEPGGAVALAAALFHGGELESETVIAVASGGNVDPGIMADALARFG, encoded by the coding sequence ATGACAGATATTTCGATGATCGAGGCGGCGCGTCAGCGCATCGGCAACCAGGCGGTGCGGACACCGCTGCTGTCATCACCGTTTCTGGATGAGATTGCGGGCCGAAAACTGTTTGTGAAGGCCGAGTGCCTGCAAAGGACAGGTTCCTTCAAGTTTCGCGGCGGCTGGTCAGCCGTCTCCGGTCTGCCTGCCGAGGTGCGCGCTAAGGGCGTGCTCGCTTTTTCTTCGGGTAACCACGCGCAGGGCGTGGCGCTTGCCGCCCGCCTGCATGGTGTTCCCGCCGTCATCATCATGCCCTCCGATGCGCCGAAGATCAAAATCGACAATACCCGCGCCTATGGTGCGGAGGTGGTGCTTTATGACCGGGCGAACGAGGATCGAGACGCCATCGGCGACCGACTGTCGCGCGACCGTGGGCTGACACCGATCAGGCCTTACGACGAACCGCTTGTCATTGCCGGGCAGGGCACGGTGGGGCTGGAGATCGCTGAACAGGGCGCGGAGCTGGGGATCGGTGCGGCAGAGGTTCTGGTGCCCTGCGGTGGAGGCGGTCTCACCTCGGGCATCTCGCTCGCGCTTGCCGCGAAAGCACCGAACTACAAGGTCAGGACTTCAGAACCGGAGCGGTTCGACGACGTGGCGCGCTCCCTTGCCGCGGGTAAGATAGAGCGCAACGCAACGGCCTCGGGTTCGATCTGCGACGCGATCGTTACGCCGCAACCCGGCAACATCACCTTCCCGATCATGGCCGGGCTTTGCGGAAAAGGCATTGCCGTGACCGATGAGGAAGCGCTGCGGGCCACGGTCCTCGCCTTCAACCGGCTGAAGGTCGTTGTTGAGCCCGGTGGCGCGGTGGCTCTTGCCGCGGCGCTTTTCCATGGTGGTGAACTGGAAAGTGAAACGGTGATTGCGGTTGCGTCCGGCGGCAATGTGGATCCCGGGATCATGGCGGATGCGCTGGCTCGCTTTGGCTGA
- a CDS encoding FadR/GntR family transcriptional regulator produces MTLEFNQIHRNDHLPGRIAAEIAREINDSKLGPGDRLPTEHVLAKTFGVSRSVIREAIAQLRNEGFVETRQGVGAFVTDPRQRLSIRIERSRLNDPENFRDLFQLRMPLEIEAAGLAALHRSPQQLTRLAAALEKMKTADDWSTEGVAADLDFHRILAEATQNEYFLMFLGFIAERISSAINIAFARAVFGEILEVTIAEHVAIYEAVESADATAAKNAMRRHLIGAASRVNLELDIF; encoded by the coding sequence ATGACGCTGGAGTTCAATCAGATACATCGCAACGACCATCTGCCCGGCCGGATCGCCGCAGAGATCGCACGCGAGATCAATGATTCGAAACTCGGGCCGGGAGACAGGCTGCCGACGGAACATGTGCTTGCAAAAACCTTCGGCGTCAGCCGCTCGGTCATCCGCGAGGCAATCGCGCAATTGCGCAACGAAGGCTTCGTTGAAACGCGGCAGGGCGTCGGCGCATTCGTCACCGATCCCCGGCAAAGACTGTCCATCCGCATCGAGCGCTCCCGCCTGAACGACCCGGAAAATTTCCGTGATCTCTTCCAGCTTCGTATGCCGCTCGAAATCGAGGCAGCGGGTCTGGCAGCGCTGCACCGCAGCCCGCAGCAGCTGACGCGGCTCGCTGCAGCGCTGGAAAAGATGAAGACTGCCGACGACTGGTCGACGGAGGGCGTGGCGGCCGATCTCGACTTCCACCGCATTCTGGCGGAAGCGACGCAGAATGAATATTTCCTGATGTTCCTCGGCTTCATTGCCGAACGCATCAGCTCGGCGATCAACATCGCTTTCGCACGCGCGGTTTTCGGAGAAATTCTCGAAGTGACAATCGCCGAACATGTGGCAATCTACGAGGCAGTCGAAAGCGCAGACGCGACTGCGGCCAAGAATGCGATGCGCAGACATCTGATCGGCGCAGCAAGCCGGGTCAACCTCGAACTGGATATATTCTGA
- a CDS encoding fumarylacetoacetate hydrolase family protein: MTGTRSIDATAILPEDSENALLVGRVWSKSEGGPCPVLLKDGVLYDLTSISPTMSELLEKTDLVERLADTGTFVALGALEAFLDGSAGELLAPNDIQAVKAAGVTFADSMLERVIEEQAKGDPLRAQEIRGRLAPVLGDNLKGLEAGSEKAAEVKKLLQEMGLWSQYLEVGIGPDAEIFSKAQAMASVGCGALIGVHPKSQWNNPEPEVVLAIASDGRIVGATLGNDVNLRDFEGRSALLLSKAKDNNASCAIGPFIRLFDGRFTIDDVKKSQISLLVEGEDGFTMTGVSPMEAISRTPENLASQLLNRNHQYPDGAVFFLGTMFAPVKDRHGPGLGFTHSRGDRVEISSPKLGKLINWVATTDECPEWTFGTAALMRNLAKRGLL; the protein is encoded by the coding sequence ATGACCGGCACCAGGTCCATCGACGCTACCGCAATTTTGCCTGAAGATTCCGAGAACGCGCTGCTCGTCGGCCGCGTCTGGTCGAAAAGCGAAGGCGGCCCCTGCCCGGTTCTGCTCAAGGACGGCGTCCTTTACGACCTTACCTCCATCTCACCCACCATGTCCGAACTTCTGGAAAAGACGGATCTCGTGGAGCGGCTTGCCGACACCGGCACTTTCGTCGCACTCGGCGCGCTCGAAGCCTTTCTGGACGGCTCCGCCGGCGAGCTTCTTGCCCCCAACGACATTCAAGCCGTCAAGGCCGCCGGTGTCACCTTCGCCGACAGCATGCTGGAACGCGTGATCGAAGAGCAGGCCAAGGGCGACCCGCTTCGTGCGCAGGAAATCCGCGGAAGACTGGCGCCGGTTCTCGGCGACAATCTCAAGGGACTTGAGGCCGGCTCTGAAAAAGCGGCCGAAGTGAAAAAACTGCTTCAGGAAATGGGCCTCTGGTCGCAATATCTGGAAGTGGGTATCGGCCCGGATGCGGAAATATTCTCCAAGGCGCAGGCCATGGCTTCGGTCGGTTGCGGCGCGCTGATCGGCGTTCACCCGAAGTCGCAATGGAACAACCCGGAGCCGGAAGTGGTACTCGCCATCGCCTCCGACGGCCGCATCGTCGGCGCGACGCTTGGCAACGACGTCAACCTGCGCGATTTCGAAGGCCGCTCCGCCCTGCTGCTCAGCAAGGCGAAGGACAACAACGCATCCTGCGCGATCGGCCCCTTCATCCGCCTGTTTGACGGACGCTTCACCATCGACGACGTGAAGAAGTCGCAAATCTCGCTTCTGGTTGAAGGCGAAGACGGTTTCACCATGACGGGTGTAAGCCCCATGGAGGCCATCAGCCGCACGCCGGAAAACCTTGCGTCCCAGCTCCTGAACCGCAATCATCAATATCCTGACGGAGCCGTCTTTTTCCTTGGCACGATGTTCGCACCGGTAAAGGATCGTCATGGGCCGGGTCTCGGTTTCACCCATTCCAGGGGCGACCGTGTCGAAATCTCCTCGCCCAAGCTCGGCAAGTTGATCAATTGGGTCGCGACAACAGACGAATGCCCGGAATGGACATTCGGCACCGCGGCCCTGATGCGCAATCTGGCGAAACGCGGGCTACTCTGA
- a CDS encoding NAD(P)/FAD-dependent oxidoreductase, with translation MMDIDAIIIGAGVIGLAAARELSMRGLSVIILESEKELGSATSSRNSEVIHAGLYYPAGSLKARFCVEGKARLYAFCQSHGVSHRRCGKIIAAADDAEMTLLTGLKHKGEANGCDDLELIDERQALSLEPALACRAALLSPSTGIIDSHGYMLALLGEAEDHGAALALNAPFERAQTISGGFRVDVGGKEPMSLTCRLLINSAGLIAPMVAKKIEGLPAQVIPQARFAKGSYFSLKGKSPFSRLIYPAPHTHGLGVHLTLDLAGQARFGPDVEWVETIDYAVNPRRMEGFSDAIRRYWPGLPDDALIPAYSGIRPKISGPDEPAMDFRIDGPETHGLAGLVNLFGIESPGLTASLAIAADIAARLRD, from the coding sequence ATGATGGATATCGACGCCATCATCATCGGGGCAGGAGTGATCGGGCTGGCGGCGGCCCGTGAACTGTCGATGCGCGGCCTCTCTGTCATCATCCTGGAGAGCGAAAAAGAACTCGGTTCCGCGACCTCTTCCCGCAACAGCGAGGTCATTCACGCCGGGCTTTATTATCCGGCCGGAAGCCTCAAGGCCCGGTTCTGCGTGGAGGGCAAGGCGCGGCTCTATGCCTTCTGCCAGAGCCACGGTGTTTCGCATCGCCGCTGCGGCAAAATTATCGCGGCGGCCGATGACGCTGAAATGACCCTGCTGACCGGGCTCAAGCACAAGGGTGAGGCCAACGGCTGCGACGACCTGGAGCTGATCGATGAACGGCAGGCGCTTTCGCTTGAGCCCGCTCTTGCCTGCAGGGCAGCCCTGCTCTCACCTTCGACCGGCATCATCGACAGCCACGGCTATATGCTGGCCTTGCTCGGTGAGGCGGAAGACCATGGCGCCGCCCTTGCCTTGAACGCACCTTTCGAAAGGGCGCAGACAATCAGCGGGGGGTTCCGTGTTGATGTCGGCGGCAAGGAGCCGATGAGCCTGACATGCCGCCTGCTCATCAATTCCGCCGGCCTCATCGCGCCGATGGTGGCAAAAAAGATCGAGGGCCTGCCGGCACAAGTCATCCCTCAGGCGCGCTTCGCCAAAGGCAGCTATTTTTCGTTGAAAGGCAAGTCGCCGTTTTCGCGGCTCATCTATCCCGCACCGCACACCCACGGCCTCGGCGTGCACCTCACGCTCGATCTCGCCGGTCAGGCTCGGTTCGGCCCTGACGTGGAATGGGTCGAAACCATCGATTACGCCGTCAATCCCCGCCGCATGGAGGGTTTCAGCGATGCTATACGGCGTTATTGGCCGGGCCTTCCGGACGATGCCTTGATCCCAGCCTATTCCGGCATACGGCCAAAGATTTCCGGACCCGACGAACCCGCCATGGATTTTCGCATCGACGGGCCGGAAACCCACGGACTTGCCGGCCTCGTCAATCTTTTTGGCATAGAAAGCCCCGGCCTGACCGCCTCACTGGCGATTGCCGCCGACATTGCGGCACGGCTCAGGGATTAA
- the denD gene encoding D-erythronate dehydrogenase — protein sequence MHIAIIGAAGMVGRKLTQRLVKDGSLGGKPIEKFTLIDVFQPEAPAGFSGAVDARAADLSAPGEAEKLVDARPDAIFHLAAIVSGEAELDFDKGYRINLDGTRYLFDAIRIANGKDGYKPRVVFTSSIAVFGAPLPYPIPDEFHTTPLTSYGTQKAICELLLSDYSRRGFFDGIGIRLPTICIRPGKPNAAASGFFSNILREPLVGQEAVLPVPESIRHWHASPRSAVGFLIHGATIDVEKVGPRRNLSMPGLSATVGEQIEALRKVAGEKAVALIRREPNEMIMRMCEGWAPGFEAKRARELGFTAESSFEEIIQVHIEDELGGSLK from the coding sequence ATGCATATCGCAATCATCGGCGCCGCGGGCATGGTTGGCCGCAAGCTGACGCAGCGTCTCGTGAAAGATGGATCGCTCGGTGGCAAGCCGATCGAGAAATTCACGCTTATCGACGTGTTCCAGCCCGAAGCGCCTGCCGGTTTTTCCGGTGCTGTCGATGCGCGCGCAGCTGATCTCTCCGCCCCGGGTGAAGCTGAAAAGCTGGTGGACGCCCGTCCGGATGCCATCTTCCATCTCGCCGCCATCGTGTCTGGTGAAGCGGAACTCGATTTTGACAAGGGCTACCGTATCAATCTCGACGGCACCCGTTATCTCTTCGACGCCATCCGCATTGCTAACGGTAAGGATGGTTACAAGCCGCGCGTGGTTTTCACCTCGTCGATTGCCGTCTTCGGCGCGCCGCTTCCCTATCCGATCCCGGATGAATTCCACACCACGCCGCTGACAAGCTATGGCACGCAGAAGGCAATCTGCGAGCTGCTGCTGTCCGATTACAGCCGTCGCGGTTTCTTCGATGGTATCGGCATCCGTCTGCCGACTATCTGCATTCGTCCGGGCAAGCCGAATGCGGCGGCCTCCGGCTTCTTCTCGAATATCCTGCGCGAGCCGCTGGTCGGCCAGGAAGCGGTTCTGCCAGTGCCGGAAAGCATCCGCCACTGGCATGCCTCGCCGCGTTCCGCCGTCGGTTTTCTCATTCATGGTGCGACGATCGACGTCGAAAAAGTCGGTCCGCGCCGCAACCTGTCGATGCCCGGCCTCAGCGCCACCGTTGGTGAGCAGATTGAAGCGCTGCGCAAGGTGGCTGGCGAAAAGGCCGTCGCCCTCATCCGTCGCGAGCCGAACGAGATGATCATGCGCATGTGCGAAGGCTGGGCCCCCGGTTTCGAAGCCAAGCGCGCTCGCGAACTGGGCTTTACGGCTGAGAGCTCCTTCGAAGAAATCATTCAGGTTCATATCGAAGACGAACTGGGAGGTTCACTGAAATGA
- a CDS encoding NAD(P)-dependent oxidoreductase, whose amino-acid sequence MRISGEEKNRSFAFIGTGLMGGPMARRLLGAGFSVTVWNRSADKAEALVADGAVLAASPAEAAKGADIVITMLSDGKAVGEVLFEAGVADALKKGAVVIDSSSIAPPIAREHSSRLEALGIHHIDAPVSGGVPGATAGTLAIMAGGDEALISGLADVFAPMGRLTYVGPSGAGQLCKLANQQIVAITIGAVAEAMMLVEAGGASREGFRNAIRGGFAESRILELHGERMVKRNFVPGGPSKFQLKDLNGVLAMAKDMSLTLPLTQQVTREFDDFVGDGGADIDHSGILLYLEKLNNREQG is encoded by the coding sequence ATGAGGATCAGTGGGGAGGAGAAGAACCGGTCTTTTGCCTTTATCGGCACGGGCCTGATGGGCGGGCCGATGGCGCGGCGTCTGTTGGGTGCCGGCTTTTCGGTCACGGTCTGGAACCGTAGCGCGGATAAGGCGGAGGCTCTTGTTGCCGATGGTGCGGTTCTCGCGGCATCGCCGGCGGAGGCCGCCAAGGGTGCCGATATCGTCATAACCATGTTGAGCGATGGCAAGGCTGTGGGCGAGGTGCTGTTCGAGGCCGGCGTGGCCGATGCGCTGAAAAAGGGAGCTGTCGTGATCGACAGCAGCTCGATTGCGCCGCCGATTGCGCGCGAACACTCCTCCCGGCTTGAGGCGCTTGGCATTCATCACATCGATGCCCCGGTCTCCGGTGGTGTGCCGGGCGCAACTGCCGGCACACTCGCCATCATGGCGGGTGGCGACGAGGCGCTGATCTCGGGTCTTGCAGATGTCTTTGCGCCGATGGGCCGGCTGACCTATGTCGGTCCTTCAGGCGCGGGCCAGCTCTGCAAACTCGCCAACCAGCAGATCGTCGCCATTACGATCGGCGCGGTTGCCGAGGCGATGATGCTAGTGGAAGCGGGCGGCGCATCCCGGGAAGGTTTTCGCAATGCCATACGCGGCGGTTTTGCCGAAAGCCGGATTCTGGAGCTGCATGGCGAGCGCATGGTGAAGCGCAATTTCGTGCCGGGTGGTCCATCCAAGTTTCAGCTCAAGGACCTGAACGGCGTGCTGGCGATGGCGAAGGATATGTCGTTGACGTTGCCGCTGACCCAGCAGGTGACGCGGGAATTCGATGACTTCGTGGGTGATGGCGGAGCCGATATCGACCATAGCGGTATCCTGCTTTACCTCGAAAAACTCAACAACCGCGAACAGGGCTGA
- a CDS encoding M20 aminoacylase family protein codes for MTRQTANVTSFANHMPDVVAIRHHLHRHPEIGLSEFKTSDFIAEKLVEMGYEVTRGLAGTGIVATLRNGDSARTLGIRADIDALPIHEETGAEYASANQGVMHACGHDGHTAMLLGAARIIAERRNFDGTLHLIFQPAEENFGGARIMIEDGLFDRFPCDAVFALHNDPGVPFGQFVLRDGPILAAVDECKITVNGYGGHGAEPQDAADPIVAGASIIMALQTVVSRNIHPQLSAVVTVGAFHAGVASNVIPETAEMLLTIRSFDAGVRDELEKRIRAIAEGQAASYGMSVTIEYERGYNATINHKAETDYVADLARRFAGSEKVAEMQRPSMGAEDFAYMLEKRPGCYFFLGTARTDNDPPLHHPKFDFNDDILPIGTAFWVNLAEDYLKA; via the coding sequence ATGACCAGACAGACCGCCAACGTCACCTCCTTTGCCAACCACATGCCGGATGTGGTGGCGATCCGCCATCACCTGCACCGCCATCCCGAAATCGGCCTTTCCGAATTCAAGACGTCGGATTTCATAGCCGAAAAGCTGGTGGAAATGGGCTATGAGGTGACACGGGGGCTTGCCGGCACCGGCATCGTCGCGACGCTTCGCAATGGCGACAGCGCCCGCACGCTCGGCATTCGTGCCGATATCGACGCCCTGCCGATCCACGAGGAGACCGGGGCGGAATATGCCAGCGCCAATCAGGGCGTTATGCATGCCTGCGGCCATGACGGCCACACCGCCATGCTCCTGGGTGCGGCAAGGATCATTGCCGAACGCCGGAATTTCGATGGAACGCTGCATCTTATCTTCCAGCCGGCAGAAGAGAATTTCGGCGGCGCCCGCATCATGATCGAGGACGGCCTGTTTGACCGCTTCCCCTGCGATGCGGTTTTTGCCCTGCATAACGATCCCGGCGTGCCTTTCGGGCAATTCGTGCTGCGCGACGGACCGATCCTTGCCGCCGTCGATGAGTGCAAGATCACCGTCAACGGTTATGGCGGCCACGGCGCCGAACCGCAGGATGCCGCCGACCCCATCGTTGCCGGTGCGAGCATCATCATGGCGCTGCAAACGGTCGTGTCCCGCAACATCCATCCGCAACTGTCAGCCGTCGTCACCGTGGGCGCGTTCCATGCCGGTGTTGCCAGCAACGTCATTCCCGAAACGGCGGAGATGCTGCTCACCATCCGCTCCTTCGATGCGGGCGTGCGCGATGAACTGGAAAAGCGCATTCGGGCGATAGCCGAAGGCCAGGCCGCAAGCTATGGCATGAGCGTCACCATCGAGTACGAGCGCGGCTATAACGCAACCATCAACCACAAGGCGGAGACGGACTATGTCGCCGATCTCGCCCGCCGTTTTGCCGGATCTGAAAAGGTGGCCGAGATGCAGCGTCCGTCGATGGGCGCGGAGGATTTTGCCTATATGCTGGAAAAACGGCCGGGCTGTTATTTCTTCCTTGGCACGGCGCGCACCGACAACGACCCACCGCTGCACCACCCGAAATTCGACTTCAACGACGACATCCTGCCGATCGGAACCGCCTTCTGGGTCAATCTGGCCGAGGATTATCTGAAGGCGTGA